Below is a genomic region from Medicago truncatula cultivar Jemalong A17 chromosome 3, MtrunA17r5.0-ANR, whole genome shotgun sequence.
CAGAGCCCTTTTCAACTTGGgacatttttttatagaaagcTCTTTAAGCAAAGGAAACCCTTCAAGATGTGACCATTCCTCCCATTCCGACATCGAATCAAAATGCAGAATTTCAAGGGATCTGAATGGAACATTTGTGGAATTATTGCCATAAAATTCTTTCCCTATGATCCTTATTTTATCACAGCCTGAAATTGAAATCTCTTTGAGACAAGGGAGTTGTCCAAGTGGTGGCAACTCGGAACATAAAGCACAGAGATTTAGTCTAATTGAAACTAAGTTGGGTAAATCACAACCCCTCATCCAATTTGCAAACCTATTACCTTTGTAGTGTGAGATGATAAGCCTCTTCAAGCTGCTATTTGGTTGAAGAGCCTCAAAGACATCTGATTCTCTTCCATTGGTGTTGAATTTGTAACTCCACTCCATATTTAATTCTTCTACATGTTTCTTATCTTTCAAATTTGCTCCTGCAGCATCCACGGGATCGATGACATGTTCCATCCCTGAAATACAAAGTTCCCcttgaagatgattgagattacCCAACTCCTTAATATCAGACCCACTCTGTTCTCCCACAACAAAATCACTCAGCGTTTGAAGATGGTTTAGCCTCCCTATCTTCTTTGGCATCTTCTTTATATTACAGCCTTCAAGATGAAGATGGCGTAAACTCAcaaatttgtaaaattttgaaggGAGTTTAGTCAATTCAAAACAGTCTTCCAGTATTAGTGTCTCTAATTTGTACAGCTTACAAATTGAGTCAGGCAACCTTTCAATTAATGATGCAGTCAGGTTTAGATATCGCAAAAGCTTTAGATTTCCTATCTCACCTGATAGCTCTTTGAGTTTAAAACCACAGAATGACAACATCCGCAAATATTTTAGTTTCGAAAATAGATCACGTTGCAAATTGTTGCTTGTCATGAAATAGTCTTTACGATAGCCTCCTGGTACTGCCAAAAAACTGCGTAATCCCTTGAACATAGAAATGTGATTCAATAATCTCTCACATTCTTTCACATCAAGATCGCAACAAATGTGACGTGTTCTTTCAGTTATGTATTGAAGACTATCACCCTCAATTTGTAAGCAAAACTCATGGGACTCTGATTTTGCCAAATCATTGACAAGATCATGCATGAATAATCTCTTATCACCaaaataatctagtggttgttgaaaaaatgaaatggaCTCTAGATCATCCAAGAATTCATTACCcaactcttcttcacttttGTCTCTTCCGCAACATTTCAGCAAACCTTCTGCCATCCAAAGCTTGATCAATTCATCTTTTTCAAATACATAACCCTTGGGAAATATTGAACAAAAGGCAAAACAACGCTTTAGATTGGAAGGGAGATTATGGTAACTCAATCTCAATACTGAGTTAATTTCATCACCACCCTTCGATACATGCCACATATCGGTCTCCAATATCTTAAACCATTCAGCTTGAGAAAATTTTCTTTGCAGGAGATTCCCCAATGTTTTCACAGCTAGAGGCAACCCTCCACATTTCTCTACAATCTTCTTGCCAATCGATTCAAGATTTGGATATtcaaacacatttttttctCGAAAAGCGTGTTTCACAAATATACTCCAACAATCTTTCTCCTCCAATTGATTTAAAAGAAGTTGATGGTCAGATTTCATGACAAATGCAACATATTTGTCACGTGTTGTCACAATAATCTTACTTCCTGAATATCCAGGGTTAAAAGAAAGTAGTAATTGCTCCAAACATTGCTCATTCCCATTCCACACATCATCTAGAACAAGCAAACATTTCTTTCCAGTTAGTGTCTTTTGTAGTTGACAAATGAGTGGATCCAAGTCTTCACCGTCTGCAGGAGAACGGAATGACCTGAGAATTGTTTTCGTGAGTCCAACAACATCAAAAGATTTTGAGACATGGACCCAAGCTTTAAGTTCAAAATGCTTCTCAATCCTCTGGTCATTGTAGACAAGTTGAGCAAGGGTGGTCTTCCCCATCCCACCCAAACCCACTATGCTGATTGTTGATACTTGCTTGCCATTGTCCTTGCATGACAGCAAATAGTTGATTATTTCTTCTTTGTTACCCTCTCTACCATATATGCAAGATTCATCCACCAATGATGCAGTTGGCAATCTTTTTGAGGATTGCAGGCTAACTGCACTTTCATAACTTCTTTCTGTCAATCTTAACACATCCTTTTGCTCTGCAAGAATGTTTAGATTGTCTAGCAAATCCTTGATCCTAGATTCAAATCGATTAGTGAAAGCTGAAATGAAGTGTTGAACCTTGCTCTTTCGTTGTACATGTGTATCAAACTCATCTAACAACTGATCGACTTCATACACCTCGTGTTTAAGACGATCGAGCCAATTCTTAACATTTTGGTTCTGGTACTTCTTTGTCTCTGCATCATCCAACAATTGATTGATAGAATTCAGTGTGATTTCAAGTTTGTTAATCAACTTTTTATTGAAGAGGTCTTTGAAATCTCTTGAGGCAATCCTATCAAGAGTGACTTGAAAGAATGACGAAAGAAATGCTCCAGCAATCAGCTCTGCCATGATATTGTAGTCAAATCCCAAGAGGTTCACTGCAAAACGATAATATGTTATCTTCTGTTAAGCAAAATAGAACAAGAACTATCTTTCTATACAAAGTTGGAATTTCAATGTCAAACACTTAAAACATACATTTTACACAAAGTGTAGAGTtctaataaattcaaaataatggATTGTTCAATTAATGACACATTATGCAGTTATAATAACAACTATATTTGCATATACTATCTTCATTGCAAGCAACGAATAAAGATCACTTGTTACTGTAACTAAATCATTTGTGacttttatatttctttatcattgttgtttttagaaatcaaattttttattagagtATGAGCGATTTCTCTGTTTGCTTATACACAATAATTCTTGCATAACCACAGTCCAATCGAACTTCATATGCCAAAATTATTAATTCAGGacatttaattagttttttgaatttttctaatatattttgtgctCTTGGTTCATTGTATCCAATAAACACAATGTCCAACCAAGTGATTAGAATGAATGAGAATATGTAagagttgatttttttaaagtgtaATTTAATAACAAATTAGAATGTTAGTATTGGTAATTTGTTTTCTAAAGTCTAAAAGAGTACAAGGGTTAATAGTTTAAAGTAGAAGCTTAGTATTGTCAATTTGCTGGTAATTTGTTTTCTAAAGTGTAAttaataacaaattttgttggtattgattttataaacaaaaggTTTGTACAGCTATATCGGTTTTAGTTCAAAAGGTTGTCGAATTCACAGAGACCAACTCACAAGTATcgatttcttttgtttctttgtttatttaaggctaattcaaaacaatttagTTTTGTGCGTAAAAATAAAgtattgaatttaatttaataatgatAACAAGAGACCAAAATGTAGTTCTCGTCGACCGTTGATACTCccaaaaaaatacttttataattaaaataagataattttcTTTGCGGGAAATAGTTAACTTAAAGATACCGCTAACTCTAACAGACGCGGTGCCAGAAGTCGAATCTTGTACTTGACCGCTTTCGTGTGGTATGAATTACAACTTCGAAGtcctatttttgaaaaaataattaattcttacttgaaaatagtaatttttagtagaaaatcaatttaaaggTACCGTCGATTTTCGCGCGCGTCCGTTACTGGATTTTAAACTTATAACCGCCAGCTTTCGTGCGCATAATTATAATTCTAAAATCTCTTGGAGGGTGGTGAGGATTTTAGGAAAATTGCTTGGGTTGACTGGGACTCGGTTTGTTTACCTAAGGAGGATGGAGGTTTAGGCGTGAGGAAGTTGCATGAATTTAATTTAGCTTTACTAGGGAAGTGGAGTTGGAGGATGTTGGTTGACAAGGAGGGGTTGTGGTATCGAGTCTTGAAGGCTAGGTACGAGGAGGAAGGGGGGATCCTGAAGGAGGAGGGGCGTGATTGTTCTTTATGGTGGCGGATGCTTTCACACATTCGCGGCGGTGTAGGGTTGGGGGATGGAAGTTGGTTTGATAATAATGTTCGTCGTGTGGTGGGCGGAGGAGATACCGCTTACTTTTGGACGGATAACTAGGGTCTAGTTGGGCGGTGTTCCATTACGGGTGAGATTTCCTCGCCTCTTTGATCTACCAGTAGATAGATGGGTGTCAGTAGAGGATATGGCGAGGCGGGTTGGGAAGATGGAGGGGGTGCCTAGGTGTGGAGGAGGCGCCTTTTCGCTTGAGAGGAGGAGTATGTTAGGGAGTGTTCTGTCCTGTTACATGACATTATTTTGCAGGACCATTTACCTGACAGGtggaggtggcttcttgatcCCGTTAATGGTTATTCCGTTAAGGGAACTTATATTGTTCTCACAACAACAACTGAACCTACAACAAGGGGTTTGCTAGAGGACGTTTGGCTTAAGAATGCCCCGTTAAAGGTATCAATTTTTGCTTGGAGATTACTCCGTAACCGGCTACCGACGAAAGATAACCTTCAGCAGCGTCGTGTTCTTCAAAACGACGACATTGGATGTGTCATTTGTTTCTTGGTTGCACTACTTTTTGCAGCGTCTGGTATCATCTCTTTCATTGGCTAGGCATCACTTTCGTTGCTCCAGATGCGTTAGGCAAAAACTTTCTTTAGTTTGATCACTTGTTCGGGTTACCGCGGTTAACATATCCATTCCTCAAATTATTAtctaaattttaaacaatttaatttaatttaaagttgAAGTGGATTTGCCTAAAAAAACGTAGAAGTAGATTTAAATTGTAGATATGTGTTGGATTGTGTGTTAGAACTCCCATTAAATTCAACGACGAAACTAGCAAAATTTTTATACAGAgaccaaatataaaaaataaatagaatgtgTTTAAAATCaacgtattaaaaaaaaaaattaagaaagatTAGTCCTTGTAAACTTAACTTTGATAGAAATATTGGATAATATATGCAGAGTCAGGGTTAAAATCTCAGCAATCGTACtgattcaccttaaaaaaataaatttttagtcaCAGACTACTTtacaaaaaacattaaatggAATAAAGAGCTCTCTAGAAACcgtcaattatttatttttacattgctCGTTTTTTGGGTCGGTTTGGAATCTTATTCTCCGATGGATTCGCCTTTCTACGGTCGCACCGTTCTTGCCATCAGAGCATTTTACTCAGTTCAACTTTGGTGGTGGGGGACCTCAAATGCGGCAATCACTTTTGAATGTCATTTGGTTTGCTATTGTGTGGGAATtgtggaaagaaagaaataaaatgattttcaaaTGTAAAGAAATGCTCGATTTTGCGTTTGGTGGACAAAATAAAGTTACTTTCCTTCTCCTGGTTGAAGATGAAATTTGTTCATTTATCTCTCAATTACCATGGTTGGTGGCTTAATCCTCTCGCAATGCTGGGTTATGGCTAGCAgatatttcttttgtttgttttttgttgttttttcttttccccctttgtaaatattgttcatacttttcatgttttccttggcacaccttgtgctaggtaagacatttttttttttttggtaatatattccattttagcctcataaaaaaaatggaataaagaaaataataattttacctACAATTAACTTTATCAATTATTAtgggcttaatacatgctttggtccattaacttattttcggatttcattttggtccactaactataaagtgtctcaatttggtctctTATGTCTTTTAccgttacctcttttggtcATATCCGTTACATTTAACTGTTTGACTATTTTTTAAATAGGAACCGTTGGATCATGTAGGTTTATTGTAGCCTACGGTGAATGAATAacacctgattttttttaagccaaaaatatataaaaaaaatggcttaatacatgctttggtcccttaacttatttttgaatttcattttggtcacttaactttaaaccgtctcaatttagtcccataactttacctccgtttacctaagtggtcccttctgttaaaaaaactaacagaatggaccacttaggtaaacggaggtaaagttatggggccaaattgagacggtttaaagttaagggaccaaaatgaaattcaaaaataagggaccaaagcatttATTAAGCCCAGCTTAATaaatgctttggtcccttaacttatttttttgtttcattttggtcccttaactattaaaagtttcgttttggtccattaacttattttttggtttcgttttggtcccttcacTATTAaatgtttcgttttggtcccttaacttatttttttgtttcgttttggtcccttaacttattttttggttttgttttggtccattaacttattttttggtttcgttttggtcccttaactctaatacattcatcctagcataaaggaccaaagtggttgacgaaggaagagttaagggaccaaaacaaaaccaaaaaataaattaagggaccaaaacgaaacttttaatagttaagggaccaaaacgaaaccaaaaagtaagttaagggaccaaaacgaaacttttaatagttaagggaccaaaacgaaaccaaaaaataagttaagggaccaaatgagtAATTAATCCTTAACCCTTgtatcaaattaacatatatttttttcaaagaagtgattgttattctaaaaaataaacacaaaattgattatactttttaataaagtctctaaaaaataatctctaaattatagaatgtcaaaatcatttttctaatctataaaaaataagttatacattatttactaaaaataatattatgatgttcatttatttttatctcatAATAGATCTATTTGATGCAATAGAACTACCTccctatgaatttttattttgttggtgttccaatgaaattaacatttatgttttatttttagaaaactcATTTTTCTATTGACATAAACATCTCAACAAATAATTCATATCTACTTTAATTTTATAgtccaaatattttatttgttttttttagggatttgtttttttttattactttttttttttttagagatttgcttgtttttattactttttattttaccaaagtTTTCATTactttctaatttaattttaacataatttattttgttaaccTCCTATATTGTCATGGAAAAATTTCCTATATTCTCACACTATTTTACGAGTTTTGTTGATGttgtaatatatttattatttattattttatcttgcaTTTATTATTTCCAACACTGTTCAACCATTTTATTTATTGGGCTTTTTTCATGCtttgtaatattatttttttcttcaataaaaatatgtatCTTTGACAAATATCCTCttagtataatttatttaaggcttaatacatgctttggtcccttaactttaaatcATTTCAATTTAGTCCCATAACTTTgcctccgtttacctaagtggttccttctgttagtttttttaacagaagggaccacttaggtaaacggaggcAAAGGTATGAGACCAAATTaagacggtttaaagttaagggaccaaaatgaaattcaaaaataagttaaggaaccaaaacatgtattaagcctaaaaaaattcatattttttataaaatacgaagaaaaaaaatattctagacacttttataaaaaatctggAATATCATTGTCAAATACTTAAAGCATGCATTCaatttacatgaaatttagagttccaaaataaactaaagaTTTATTAATTCAGggcaatttattattattttcttttaatttagtaaatgaaaaaattattaatactaATATTTTGCATAAGCAGAGTCCAATTGAACTGCATATAATACTAAAATTACCTGAAAGTGTGAGAACAAACAAATTGAGATCTttgtgacaaaaacaaaaactgagATCTGACAAGGAAATATAGAAAGATTTagaggcaataaaaataaatgtgaaatATGAAATTTGAGTAACAACAACGGAAGTTTACTAAGATttaaagagagagagattacTTGAAAGTGGGTagaacaaagaaagagttaGAGGAAGCACAGCAAGATATGAAAGATGAAGTTTGGTATTATGGAAGAGAAAGTAAGATGTAGAAAATGAATGAGATGAAATGATGTACCTGTTGACTTTGTTATCAACTGATAGAAGTGAACGCTCCTCGCGAACTGCGTGGGCAATAAAAcattgggttaattaagtttcaTATCgttataaatatctgcagttttgtttttagtcctatcaaaataaatcacactttttagttcctacaaaattttctgttattatttttagtccctgctaaattaaaatttgtttaattatgcttaaacttctaaatttttgaaagattttttacatacatgttcataacatcgtaagacactctcttataaaaaaaaaaaattagttttttaacatgtaatgaattaaatattaatttttctaaaagtcaaattttcaagattatattaatgaaaatttagacctaataataaaattttaagttacttttttgcgggggaactttgtataatattctaagtaagtatgtgaaaaatatgttacaaatttaaaagtttaagcacaattaagcaaattttaattttacaatgaCTAAAAGTATGAgttggtccctattaaattgaaatttgtttaattatacttaaacttttatatttttaaatgatttttaacagacatgttaagaacattataataatctcttttataaaaaattagaattttttaacatataatgaattaaatataatttttttaaaacgccaaaaattcaagataaaactaacgaaaatttggacctaaaaataacactttgagctaatttattgtggcagAACCTTTTacaatgttttaaacaagtatgtaaaaaatcatttaaaaatttaaaattttaagcataattaaacaaattttaatttaacagggactaaaaacactaacggaaaattttgtaaggactaaaaagtgtgatttatttttatagggactaaaaacaaaactgtagatatttataaggaccaaaaacttaattaaccctaaaatattcaaaacaaatttcTAATTCCCAAAAAACCCCTGTAAAAACATTGCTTTCTCTTTCCATACAGAAGGATCCTTCCTATCACTTCAAGGAAATATGAAGGTAAGtacctttttttccttctttttcctaggctaaaatatagttttggtccctgcaaatatgccttgttttggttttagtctctgtaaaaaaaattgttgtttttgatccttatgttatgatgaatgtattagagttaagggaccaaaacgaaaccaaaataTAAGTTAAgtgaccaaaacgaaacttttaatagttaagggaccaaatgagtAATTAAACCTATTATATATTGATCATTATCATaattaacttctttaaaaaaaacattatcataACTTGAATATAAGTTTTTTGTTAAGAGAAACATACATACAGGTATAACTTGGATGGATCACATAACATACAGTAATTTGAAAGATGAACTTTTAGTAACCAAGGAAGAGATTACCTGAAAGTGTGAGAACAAACAAACTAAgatctttgtcaaaaaataacacTAAACTGAGATCTGCCAAGGAAAGAGAGtataaaaaattagagaaagatTTAGaggaaatataaaatatggCAACATGAAATTTGAGTAACAACGGAAATTAAGAGTAAAAAACGTGTGTACTAATATTTAAAGAGAGAAATTACTTGAAAGTGAGTGGAACAATGAAAGTGAAAGAACTTGAAAGATCTCTCAAGGAAAGACTTAGAGGAAGCAGAACAAGATATCAAAGATGAAGTTTGGTATGGAAGAGTAAGAAGTTAGAAAATGAATGAGAATATGAGATGATGTAcctttttgtatgattgaaACATATTACGCATCTTTCCACTCAAAAGGATCCCACTTTCCCATCACTTGCAAGGAAATACGAaggtggatatttttttttatgaatagtgatatttgaacatttaattgagacaacttttttaataacatttttttttctttttttattagttaaaaacaatggagagagaaaggaagagagaggataagggtataatgtgagtatgagataaaaagttgttaaaatgtTGTACAAAAGTggttgtataattttttttttttttgagtgaataGCTAACAAAATTGTTCCCCAATTTATCGAAATGgctattttatctttaaatttgcCATATGTCAATTAATTTAGTCCCTCCGTTTAATTGGGATGTTAAAGGTGTTGATGTGGTCGTTAATCTTTTACATGGGTTGTCATGTCAGATGCCACATATATAAGCAGGGACTAATTTGGTCGATAATGATCAAAATTTCCAATgacaaaattgattgatttgcagaaaaTGCTATGCAATTTAGTCCATGTTAACTATCAAATAGATCCCTACagtatattaaaaaaaccaTCAAAAAAGTCATTGAAGGATATATGTGcagaacaaattaaaaaattcagaagACACAACTTCATCCTTGAAAATACCACCAAATAAGTCATAAATCTTAAGTCAACCCAACTATGGAGCATTAACAAGTCATAAGTCTTAAATATTACATAGGTAAAAAGAAATCCAACTATATATGGGGCATAATTCAAACAAGTCTAAATATTACATTtccaaaagcatattttaaatatgtttccATCAAGCATCACTTCTTTGAAAATTCGGGGGTTGGGATAAACTTCATGAATTTAGGTTGAGTCGAACCGAATAAACCATAACTTGGATATGGTACTCTAATAACGCCAGGAGTAGTTGGATATGCTGGTGCAGGACCCCTCATTGGTGTTTGTTTATGCCTCTCATTTGAAACAATTGGTCCTCTAATGTCATACCTCTTTGTGGTAACACCCTGCAACAACattttcaatcaaatcagtccctaaattattacaaattcaatcaaatcagtccctaaATTATTACACTTACTAGCAAATCGATCCTTAAACTTTAAGAGTCAGACATGTCCATGCACTACTTCATTTGAAACAACATTGACAACATTTTGAGCATTTTCAGCAACAACATTTTCTGCATTTCCTTGCACAACATTTCTAGAATTCTCAGCAAGAACATTTTTTACATTTCCTTGAGGGCATTAACAACTCAACTTTGGAGCATTAACAAATCATAAGTCATACATTCCATGTTCTTAAATATTACATAGCAAAAAAGAAACCCAACTAGGggcataatttaaacaagtattcttcatcatattcataatcatcttcataacattcaaacaaaaaaacccagaaaacaaaaaaaaaacctagaaaTCATCTCTCTCAGTCCCTTTGTCCATCTTTCCAACCAAGTCTCTTTCTATCCCTCTAAAACCCATTCCTTCCTTCTAACTCATCTCATCCCCATTCTCTCTCATTCGAACCCACTCAAAGCAAGTTCAATAACAGCTCTAAAATCCAATCACAACTCAAAATCAACTCTCAATTCAGTTGGTGGGTTTGATTTGAAGTTGGAACCTTTCgattgatattttaaaacaatacaATGCTTAGAAAAAGTAAATACTTTAATTTCCAATACAATAAAtacacaaactttcataaaatctTACCACTCATTAAATGTTTAAAAAGTGTCATGGAGtaatatttaatgaaaaatgcattttgtcaaaagaaaagtaaataagCAGACAGTAGCACATGCGCATATGCAAAAAGAGAGATCAATCACAATGAAATTGCAAGGTGTTTTCAATAAAAGTCGAGGCTCA
It encodes:
- the LOC25488704 gene encoding putative disease resistance RPP13-like protein 1; protein product: MAELIAGAFLSSFFQVTLDRIASRDFKDLFNKKLINKLEITLNSINQLLDDAETKKYQNQNVKNWLDRLKHEVYEVDQLLDEFDTHVQRKSKVQHFISAFTNRFESRIKDLLDNLNILAEQKDVLRLTERSYESAVSLQSSKRLPTASLVDESCIYGREGNKEEIINYLLSCKDNGKQVSTISIVGLGGMGKTTLAQLVYNDQRIEKHFELKAWVHVSKSFDVVGLTKTILRSFRSPADGEDLDPLICQLQKTLTGKKCLLVLDDVWNGNEQCLEQLLLSFNPGYSGSKIIVTTRDKYVAFVMKSDHQLLLNQLEEKDCWSIFVKHAFREKNVFEYPNLESIGKKIVEKCGGLPLAVKTLGNLLQRKFSQAEWFKILETDMWHVSKGGDEINSVLRLSYHNLPSNLKRCFAFCSIFPKGYVFEKDELIKLWMAEGLLKCCGRDKSEEELGNEFLDDLESISFFQQPLDYFGDKRLFMHDLVNDLAKSESHEFCLQIEGDSLQYITERTRHICCDLDVKECERLLNHISMFKGLRSFLAVPGGYRKDYFMTSNNLQRDLFSKLKYLRMLSFCGFKLKELSGEIGNLKLLRYLNLTASLIERLPDSICKLYKLETLILEDCFELTKLPSKFYKFVSLRHLHLEGCNIKKMPKKIGRLNHLQTLSDFVVGEQSGSDIKELGNLNHLQGELCISGMEHVIDPVDAAGANLKDKKHVEELNMEWSYKFNTNGRESDVFEALQPNSSLKRLIISHYKGNRFANWMRGCDLPNLVSIRLNLCALCSELPPLGQLPCLKEISISGCDKIRIIGKEFYGNNSTNVPFRSLEILHFDSMSEWEEWSHLEGFPLLKELSIKKCPKLKRALPQHLPSLQKLEIKDCKKLEALIPKCDNMIELDIKRCDRILVNELPTNLKSLFLCDNQYTEFSVDQNLINILFLEVLKFDFRGCVNCPSLDLRCYNSLRDLSIKGWHSSSLPLELHLFTSLSALRLYDCPELESFPMGGLPSNLCSLGIYNCPKLIALREQWGLFQLNSLRAFGVSDEFENVESFPEENLLPPTIHFLWFSNCSKLRIMNKKGFLHLKSLQYLDIINCPSLESLPEKEALPNSLYRLWIEDCGIIKEKYEKEGGERWHTISHIPGVFIV